Proteins encoded together in one Prunus dulcis chromosome 3, ALMONDv2, whole genome shotgun sequence window:
- the LOC117622900 gene encoding uncharacterized protein LOC117622900, giving the protein MAPNGETIVGSNYSRTNNFSKSKPPKLSFSSDSLKRTVSDISYELSKEAVDQDLQSLPPISEVEDAKCECCGMSEECTPEYIDRVRDKFLGKWICGLCSEAVKEELEKNGGDKEEALNAHISACVRFNNYSRPYPVLFQAEAMREMLKKSKMEGRGMRAKSISPRDKGGAKGKGGITRSSSCIPAITREMNDLSMA; this is encoded by the coding sequence ATGGCACCTAATGGAGAGACTATTGTTGGCTCTAACTACTCTAGGACCAACAACTTCTCCAAGTCCAAGCCACCAAAGCTCTCATTCTCATCCGATAGCCTTAAAAGAACTGTATCCGATATCTCATATGAGCTAAGCAAAGAAGCCGTTGATCAAGATTTGCAATCCCTCCCACCAATTTCAGAGGTTGAAGATGCAAAGTGTGAGTGTTGTGGCATGAGCGAAGAATGCACGCCGGAGTACATAGATCGAGTGAGAGACAAATTCTTGGGGAAGTGGATATGCGGGTTATGCTCTGAAGCAGTGAAAGAGGAGCTGGAGAAAAATGGAGGAGATAAAGAAGAGGCCTTGAATGCACATATAAGTGCATGTGTTAGGTTTAACAACTACAGTAGGCCTTATCCAGTTTTGTTTCAAGCTGAGGCCATGAGGGAGATGTTGAAGAAGAGCAAAATGGAAGGGAGAGGTATGAGGGCCAAGTCGATTAGCCCGAGGGACAAAGGAGGGGCAAAGGGAAAGGGAGGGATTACTCGGAGTTCGAGTTGCATTCCGGCGATTACGAGGGAAATGAATGATCTCTCCATGGCTTGA
- the LOC117622597 gene encoding uncharacterized protein LOC117622597 translates to MEQNNLPVVAKKIWSLVRVAFFMLRKGISKRKLLLDLNMMMKRGKLASKALSNLMFHHHHHHHSQSHSHHCSAASSAAPREYEFSCSNTPNYTFHLMGKRRHQSHHHNFFACAHAPPTQDDEVAAAGVVKAVLEMLNNEVMAAEAVASVAASPLPGFGKSPMVRQLRITDSPFPLREADEDSHVDKAAEEFIEKFYKNLWQQNRMQD, encoded by the coding sequence ATGGAACAAAATAATCTGCCGGTAGTGGCCAAGAAAATATGGAGCTTAGTACGTGTAGCTTTCTTCATGTTAAGAAAGGGCATTTCAAAGCGGAAGCTCCTCCTCGACCTCAACATGATGATGAAGCGTGGCAAGCTCGCCAGCAAAGCCCTAAGCAACCTCATgttccaccaccaccaccaccaccacagcCAAAGCCACTCCCACCACTGCAGCGCCGCCTCCTCCGCCGCCCCTCGGGAGTACGAGTTCAGCTGCAGCAACACCCCCAACTACACCTTCCACCTCATGGGCAAGCGCCGCCACCAGAGCCACCACCACAACTTCTTCGCGTGTGCTCACGCGCCGCCCACTCAGGATGACGAGGTGGCAGCCGCTGGCGTCGTGAAGGCGGTGCTGGAGATGTTGAATAACGAAGTGATGGCTGCGGAGGCTGTGGCTTCGGTGGCAGCGTCACCGCTTCCCGGGTTCGGGAAGAGCCCCATGGTCCGCCAGCTGAGGATAACGGACTCTCCGTTTCCGTTGAGGGAGGCGGACGAGGACAGCCACGTGGACAAAGCGGCGGAGGAGTTTATAGAGAAGTTCTACAAGAATTTGTGGCAGCAGAATAGAATGCAGGACTGA
- the LOC117621290 gene encoding homeobox-leucine zipper protein ATHB-15 isoform X2 — MAMSCKDGKGGLDNGKYVRYTPEQVEALERLYHECPKPSSIRRQQLIRECPILSNIEPKQIKVWFQNRRCREKQRKEASRLQAVNRKLTAMNKLLMEENDRLQKQVSHLVYENGYFRQHTQGTTLATKDTSCESVVTSGQHHLTPQHPPRDASPAGLLSIAEETLAEFLSKATGTAVEWVQMPGMKPGPDSIGIVAISHGCTGVAARACGLVGLEPTRVAEILKDLPSWLRDCRAVDVLNVLPTANGGTIELLYMQALRQLRQIAHEVSQSNVTGWGRRPAALRALSQRLSRGFNEALNGFTDEGWSMMGNDGMDDVTILINSSPDKLMGLNLSFANGFPAVSNSVLCAKASMLLQNVPPAILLRFLREHRSEWADNNIDAYSAAAVKVGPCSLAGSRVGSFGGQVILPLAHTIEHEEFLEVIKLEGIGHSPEDAMMPREMFLLQLCSGMDENAVGSCAELIFAPIDASFADDAPLLPSGFRIIPLDYGKEASSPNRTLDLASALEIGPTGNKASSEFSANTGCVRSVMTIAFEFACESHMQEHVASMARQYVRSIISSVQRVALALSPSHLSSHAGLRSPLGTPEAQTLSRWICNSYRCYLGVELLKSSNEGGESILKSLWHHSDAIMCCSLKALPVFTFANQAGLDMLETTLVALQDITLEKIFDDHGRKTLCSEFPQIMQQGFACLQGGICLSSMGRPVSYERAVAWKVLNEEETAHCMCFLFVNWSFV; from the exons ATGGCTATGTCCTGCAAGGATGGTAAGGGAGGATTAGATAATGGCAAGTATGTGAGGTACACACCTGAGCAGGTTGAGGCCCTTGAAAGGCTCTATCATGAATGCCCCAAACCCAGTTCGATTCGTCGCCAACAGCTTATTAGGGAGTGCCCAATTCTCTCTAACATCGAGCCCAAACAAATTAAGGTTTGGTTCCAGAATAGAAG ATGTAGAGAGAAGCAGCGGAAAGAGGCTTCGCGCCTCCAAGCTGTCAATAGGAAGCTCACCGCTATGAATAAGCTTTTAATGGAGGAAAATGATAGGTTGCAGAAGCAGGTGTCTCATCTGGTGTATGAAAATGGTTATTTCCGTCAGCATACCCAGGGG ACAACGCTTGCAACCAAAGACACGAGTTGTGAATCAGTGGTGACGAGTGGTCAACACCATTTGACACCTCAGCATCCGCCAAGGGATGCAAGTCCTGCAGG aCTTTTGTCCATTGCAGAAGAAACTTTAGCAGAGTTTCTTTCAAAGGCTACTGGAACTGCTGTTGAGTGGGTCCAAATGCCTGGAATGAAG CCTGGTCCGGATTCCATTGGAATCGTTGCTATTTCTCATGGTTGCACTGGAGTGGCAGCACGAGCCTGCGGCCTGGTGGGTCTAGAGCCTACCAGG GTTGCAGAGATCCTCAAAGATCTCCCTTCGTGGCTGCGTGATTGCCGCGCTGTAGATGTTTTGAATGTACTGCCTACAGCAAACGGTGGAACCATTGAGTTGCTCTACATGCAG GCTTTACGCCAGCTGAGGCAGATAGCACATGAGGTTTCTCAATCTAATGTCACAGGGTGGGGCAGACGTCCTGCAGCTCTACGAGCACTAAGCCAGAGGCTTAGCAG gggttttaatgaggcactTAATGGATTTACTGATGAGGGGTGGTCAATGATGGGAAATGATGGCATGGATGATGTTACTATCCTCATAAACTCATCTCCTGACAAGTTAATGGGTTTAAATCTTTCCTTTGCTAATGGATTTCCAGCTGTCAGTAATTCTGTATTATGTGCTAAAGCATCAATGCTGCTACAG aaTGTGCCTCCTGCTATCCTTCTTAGGTTCCTGCGCGAGCATAGATCAGAATGGGCAGACAACAATATTGATGCTTACTCAGCTGCAGCTGTTAAAGTTGGTCCTTGTAGCTTAGCTGGGTCACGAGTTGGAAGTTTCGGAGGTCAAGTTATACTCCCCCTGGCTCACACTATTGAACATGAAGAG TTCTTGGAAGTCATTAAACTGGAAGGTATTGGCCATTCTCCTGAAGATGCAATGATGCCAAGAGAAATGTTTCTTTTGCAA CTATGCAGTGGAATGGACGAAAATGCTGTGGGTTCCTGTGCTGAACTCATATTTGCTCCGATTGATGCTTCCTTTGCTGATGATGCACCTCTTCTGCCTTCTGGTTTTCGTATCATTCCTCTTGATTATGGGAAG GAAGCCTCCAGTCCAAACCGCACCTTGGACCTTGCTTCTGCTCTTGAAATTGGACCAACTGGAAATAAAGCATCGAGTGAATTTTCTGCAAATACTGGTTGTGTGAGATCTGTGATGACTATAGCATTTGAATTTGCATGCGAGAGCCACATGCAAGAACATGTAGCATCCATGGCCCGGCAATATGTTCGCAGCATCATATCTTCAGTTCAGAGGGTGGCATTAGCACTATCTCCTTCACATTTAAGTTCACATGCTGGCCTTCGGTCACCACTTGGTACTCCTGAAGCCCAAACACTTTCTCGTTGGATCTGCAACAGTTACAG GTGCTATTTGGGTGTGGAGCTGCTCAAATCCTCCAACGAAGGAGGTGAATCCATCCTCAAATCCTTGTGGCATCACTCAGATGCAATTATGTGCTGCTCCCTGAAG GCATTGCCAGTTTTTACCTTTGCAAACCAGGCAGGGCTTGACATGCTAGAGACCACCTTGGTTGCACTGCAAGACATAACTCTGGAAAAGATATTTGATGACCATGGACGGAAGACTCTCTGCTCAGAATTCCCGCAAATAATGCAACAG GGTTTTGCTTGCCTTCAAGGTGGCATATGCCTTTCCAGCATGGGGCGACCGGTGTCGTATGAGAGAGCAGTGGCTTGGAAAGTGTTGAATGAAGAGGAGACAGCTCACTGCATGTGTTTTCTATTTGTAAACTGGTCTTTCGTCTGA
- the LOC117622975 gene encoding protein transport protein SEC13 homolog B-like: MPAQKVETGHQDTIHDVVMDYYGKRLATGSADNTVKIIGVSNSASQHLATLTGHQGPVWQVAWAHPKFGSLLASCSYDGRVILWKEGNQNEWIQAHIFDDHKSSVNSIAWAPHELGLCLACGSSDGNISVFTARADGGWDTSRIDQAHPVGVTSVSWAPSTAPGALVGSGLLDPVQKLCSGGCDNTVKVWKLGNGVWKLDCFPALQMHVDWVRDVAWAPNLGLPKSTIASASQDGKVIIWTVAKDGDQWDGKVLHDFNSPVYKVSWSLTGNIIAVADGNNNVTLWKEVVDGEWQQVTTVEP, translated from the coding sequence ATGCCTGCACAAAAGGTTGAGACTGGTCACCAAGACACTATCCACGATGTGGTTATGGACTACTATGGTAAGCGTCTCGCCACAGGTTCGGCGGACAACACCGTTAAGATAATCGGAGTCAGCAACTCGGCCTCTCAACATCTTGCAACTCTTACTGGTCACCAGGGACCTGTTTGGCAGGTTGCTTGGGCTCACCCCAAGTTCGGGTCTTTACTTGCTTCCTGTTCTTATGATGGGCGTGTTATACTGTGGAAGGAAGGGAATCAGAATGAGTGGATCCAGGCCCATATTTTTGATGACCACAAGTCGTCTGTCAACTCAATTGCTTGGGCTCCTCATGAACTCGGTCTCTGTTTGGCGTGCGGTTCTTCTGATGGGAACATTTCGGTTTTCACTGCAAGGGCGGATGGTGGTTGGGATACCTCGAGGATTGACCAAGCTCACCCAGTTGGTGTTACCTCTGTTTCATGGGCTCCCTCAACAGCCCCTGGTGCTCTTGTTGGTTCTGGTCTGCTTGACCCTGTTCAGAAGCTTTGTTCTGGTGGTTGTGATAATACTGTGAAGGTGTGGAAGCTTGGTAATGGGGTTTGGAAGCTGGACTGCTTTCCGGCTCTTCAAATGCATGTTGATTGGGTTAGGGATGTTGCTTGGGCTCCCAACTTGGGACTGCCAAAATCTACAATTGCCAGTGCCTCACAGGATGGGAAAGTTATTATATGGACTGTGGCCAAGGATGGGGATCAATGGGACGGTAAGGTGCTGCATGATTTCAATTCACCTGTTTATAAGGTCTCATGGTCGCTGACTGGAAACATAATAGCCGTGGCTGATGGGAACAACAACGTAACATTATGGAAGGAAGTAGTAGACGGGGAGTGGCAACAAGTGACAACAGTTGAGCCgtag
- the LOC117621290 gene encoding homeobox-leucine zipper protein ATHB-15 isoform X1, translating into MAMSCKDGKGGLDNGKYVRYTPEQVEALERLYHECPKPSSIRRQQLIRECPILSNIEPKQIKVWFQNRRCREKQRKEASRLQAVNRKLTAMNKLLMEENDRLQKQVSHLVYENGYFRQHTQGTTLATKDTSCESVVTSGQHHLTPQHPPRDASPAGLLSIAEETLAEFLSKATGTAVEWVQMPGMKPGPDSIGIVAISHGCTGVAARACGLVGLEPTRVAEILKDLPSWLRDCRAVDVLNVLPTANGGTIELLYMQLYAPTTLAPACDFWLLRYTSVLEDGSLVICVRSLKNTQNGPTMPPVQHFVRAEMLPSGYLIRPCEGGGSIIHIVDHMDLEPCSVPEVLRPLYESSAVLAQKMTMAALRQLRQIAHEVSQSNVTGWGRRPAALRALSQRLSRGFNEALNGFTDEGWSMMGNDGMDDVTILINSSPDKLMGLNLSFANGFPAVSNSVLCAKASMLLQNVPPAILLRFLREHRSEWADNNIDAYSAAAVKVGPCSLAGSRVGSFGGQVILPLAHTIEHEEFLEVIKLEGIGHSPEDAMMPREMFLLQLCSGMDENAVGSCAELIFAPIDASFADDAPLLPSGFRIIPLDYGKEASSPNRTLDLASALEIGPTGNKASSEFSANTGCVRSVMTIAFEFACESHMQEHVASMARQYVRSIISSVQRVALALSPSHLSSHAGLRSPLGTPEAQTLSRWICNSYRCYLGVELLKSSNEGGESILKSLWHHSDAIMCCSLKALPVFTFANQAGLDMLETTLVALQDITLEKIFDDHGRKTLCSEFPQIMQQGFACLQGGICLSSMGRPVSYERAVAWKVLNEEETAHCMCFLFVNWSFV; encoded by the exons ATGGCTATGTCCTGCAAGGATGGTAAGGGAGGATTAGATAATGGCAAGTATGTGAGGTACACACCTGAGCAGGTTGAGGCCCTTGAAAGGCTCTATCATGAATGCCCCAAACCCAGTTCGATTCGTCGCCAACAGCTTATTAGGGAGTGCCCAATTCTCTCTAACATCGAGCCCAAACAAATTAAGGTTTGGTTCCAGAATAGAAG ATGTAGAGAGAAGCAGCGGAAAGAGGCTTCGCGCCTCCAAGCTGTCAATAGGAAGCTCACCGCTATGAATAAGCTTTTAATGGAGGAAAATGATAGGTTGCAGAAGCAGGTGTCTCATCTGGTGTATGAAAATGGTTATTTCCGTCAGCATACCCAGGGG ACAACGCTTGCAACCAAAGACACGAGTTGTGAATCAGTGGTGACGAGTGGTCAACACCATTTGACACCTCAGCATCCGCCAAGGGATGCAAGTCCTGCAGG aCTTTTGTCCATTGCAGAAGAAACTTTAGCAGAGTTTCTTTCAAAGGCTACTGGAACTGCTGTTGAGTGGGTCCAAATGCCTGGAATGAAG CCTGGTCCGGATTCCATTGGAATCGTTGCTATTTCTCATGGTTGCACTGGAGTGGCAGCACGAGCCTGCGGCCTGGTGGGTCTAGAGCCTACCAGG GTTGCAGAGATCCTCAAAGATCTCCCTTCGTGGCTGCGTGATTGCCGCGCTGTAGATGTTTTGAATGTACTGCCTACAGCAAACGGTGGAACCATTGAGTTGCTCTACATGCAG CTCTATGCGCCGACAACTTTGGCGCCTGCATGTGATTTCTGGCTGTTGCGCTATACTTCTGTTTTAGAGGATGGCAGCCTAGTG ATTTGTGTGAGGTCTCTGAAAAACACTCAAAATGGTCCAACCATGCCTCCAGTGCAGCATTTTGTTAGAGCAGAAATGCTGCCTAGTGGCTACCTCATACGACCCTGTGAAGGGGGTGGTTCAATTATACATATCGTTGACCATATGGATTTGGAG CCTTGTAGCGTACCAGAAGTCTTGCGCCCATTGTATGAATCATCCGCTGTTCTTGCTCAAAAGATGACAATGGCG GCTTTACGCCAGCTGAGGCAGATAGCACATGAGGTTTCTCAATCTAATGTCACAGGGTGGGGCAGACGTCCTGCAGCTCTACGAGCACTAAGCCAGAGGCTTAGCAG gggttttaatgaggcactTAATGGATTTACTGATGAGGGGTGGTCAATGATGGGAAATGATGGCATGGATGATGTTACTATCCTCATAAACTCATCTCCTGACAAGTTAATGGGTTTAAATCTTTCCTTTGCTAATGGATTTCCAGCTGTCAGTAATTCTGTATTATGTGCTAAAGCATCAATGCTGCTACAG aaTGTGCCTCCTGCTATCCTTCTTAGGTTCCTGCGCGAGCATAGATCAGAATGGGCAGACAACAATATTGATGCTTACTCAGCTGCAGCTGTTAAAGTTGGTCCTTGTAGCTTAGCTGGGTCACGAGTTGGAAGTTTCGGAGGTCAAGTTATACTCCCCCTGGCTCACACTATTGAACATGAAGAG TTCTTGGAAGTCATTAAACTGGAAGGTATTGGCCATTCTCCTGAAGATGCAATGATGCCAAGAGAAATGTTTCTTTTGCAA CTATGCAGTGGAATGGACGAAAATGCTGTGGGTTCCTGTGCTGAACTCATATTTGCTCCGATTGATGCTTCCTTTGCTGATGATGCACCTCTTCTGCCTTCTGGTTTTCGTATCATTCCTCTTGATTATGGGAAG GAAGCCTCCAGTCCAAACCGCACCTTGGACCTTGCTTCTGCTCTTGAAATTGGACCAACTGGAAATAAAGCATCGAGTGAATTTTCTGCAAATACTGGTTGTGTGAGATCTGTGATGACTATAGCATTTGAATTTGCATGCGAGAGCCACATGCAAGAACATGTAGCATCCATGGCCCGGCAATATGTTCGCAGCATCATATCTTCAGTTCAGAGGGTGGCATTAGCACTATCTCCTTCACATTTAAGTTCACATGCTGGCCTTCGGTCACCACTTGGTACTCCTGAAGCCCAAACACTTTCTCGTTGGATCTGCAACAGTTACAG GTGCTATTTGGGTGTGGAGCTGCTCAAATCCTCCAACGAAGGAGGTGAATCCATCCTCAAATCCTTGTGGCATCACTCAGATGCAATTATGTGCTGCTCCCTGAAG GCATTGCCAGTTTTTACCTTTGCAAACCAGGCAGGGCTTGACATGCTAGAGACCACCTTGGTTGCACTGCAAGACATAACTCTGGAAAAGATATTTGATGACCATGGACGGAAGACTCTCTGCTCAGAATTCCCGCAAATAATGCAACAG GGTTTTGCTTGCCTTCAAGGTGGCATATGCCTTTCCAGCATGGGGCGACCGGTGTCGTATGAGAGAGCAGTGGCTTGGAAAGTGTTGAATGAAGAGGAGACAGCTCACTGCATGTGTTTTCTATTTGTAAACTGGTCTTTCGTCTGA